The Peribacillus simplex genome contains the following window.
ATGCCTCCAATTTTTCTTCAGGGCGCTCTTGTACAATCTACATGCACCTGTGGCCAAAACAGGACTCGCTCATGTGTCTATTGTTGAGTGAACTGGTTAGAGCAGAGCTGATGAGGTTAACTAATGAGTGTCTTACATAAATACTTAATAACCAAAGTGTCCGAATCAGTTGAATAGAACTGAGTGGGTTTTACTGAAAAGGGAGCACATGGATGTGGATGTTTTAAGATTTAATGAGCGTGAAACAATCGTAATCGGTGTAAATAATACAGTGAAAGATAAGGCGTTCCACGTTACTTGTTATGCAAAAATTAAAATAAAGAAAGCCTGCTTCCTTGAATGAAAGGTTCGTAGGTTTTTTTGTTATTCACTTTTCACTATACCTTAAGGGACTCTTCATGTCCTAAAATCACTCCATTTAATAGTGAACTTAAATTCAAGGGCGATGAAATCCTGAGATTAAGCGAGTATTTGTGAGAAAATCGTATTAAACTGAGGTAGTTGAAGAATAAAAACTGAAAATTCGGTATGAACAATTGTAAATATATAGTGAGGTATGAAAAGATACTAATGGCAATAACCGAAAAATTTAATAGTTTTGCTAAAAAGGGGATTGGTTCTATAGTGCAAGTAATAAATTAAAAATTAAACAATCTAAACCCTTTTGCACATTATCAAAAAAGGACAGATTCATTAAAGGGTCAAATCTGCCCAAAAACAAAAGAAACTTATCCATAAATTGATTAGAATTGATGATAATCTGTAAGTTGAAAGGAAAGTTACGACTTTTCCTTCAAGTAAATCATTTTTGTACCAAAACCATCTATCCTATATCATATCAATATGTGTTATTTTCCAATGCTCATTCTTAATAAGTTGCTCTAAATTTTCTTTGTCTTCTTTTTTAAAGTAAGTGATCATTTTTTTATGATGTTCATTCATTTGTTCTAATACGGCAAAAAGTTTTTCTTCGTCTTTGCTCAAATAGATTTGTCTAACAAAACTGTTTTGTAAAGAATTAAGAAGGTCTATTAATGTATCGTTTTTACATTTATCAATATATACTTTATGGAATTGATTTTGGAATTGCTGATAATCCGAATAATTTTTTTGTGAAATTGACAGGTCAATTTTTTTAACCAGCTCTTCCATTAGTTCAATATCACTCTTTGTAATATGCGCTATAGATAATGAGGCTGCTAGGGCGTCAAGCACACCAACAACTTGAAAAACATCAAGCTTATTCTTTGTATCAAGTTCTTTAACGATAAATCCCTTTCGAGGAAAATACTCAAGTAAATTTTCTGAAGCTAATTGTATCAAAGCTTCCCTTACAGGGGTTCTGCTTACTTCTAACTTCTCGCTTAGTGCAACTTCATTTACCTTATGATTAGGAAGCAATGTTCCATTCTGAATTTCTTCAGCAATATGATTATATACATGGTCTTTAAGTGATTGGTATCTCTTTTTGATAGTCCTTCTCCCCTATGCTAAAAATTGATACATTTATTATACAATATACAATATAAAATTGAAAATTCTTAATTTTTGTATAGCATAGGCTTCTAAATTCTTCAATAGCTCTACTGTTTAGTAATTATCGCAGCTCACTATTACCTGTATCCCAATCAGTCTCTAAGTCCACATGAGGCGATGCTGCCATAGAAATTCAGATCTTAAACGAATTGAGAGAACCACGGAGTGTGGGAACAATTGTAGTTTGGGTTTTAAGGCTTTTACAAGGATATAGAATATTGAACATCATTAAAACTATACGTGTTAATTGAAAGTTTTTTAAGATTAAACTAATAAAATATATTGAAAAGGGGAAGAGTCCAGTGTATCATATGTCTTAATACGAATAATATTTCTGATTATTCAGCATATTATACAATATACAATATACAATATAACAAGAAAATATGCTGAGTTAATAGCTCTTCTAACAAAAGCACCTTCATATTAAAATTGGCAAAGAATAAATTTAAGCAGGTGAAAAAAAGGAAGTGGTGACTAGTATAAAGAAAAGGAGAGGGTAATTAATATACAATATACAATATACAATATATTAAAACATGTTGTGTTATTAGTTGCTAACAAAAGCACGTTCATAATAAAAATGAAAAAAAATGTAAGAACGTAAAAAAAGAAGCGAAAACTAGTACGGCAAAGGAAGCTATAAAAATACAATATACAATATATTATATAAATCCGAACAGAGATGTGGTTGACAAAACTATGAAAATTAGAGGTGAAAGAACATGAGTGAGCAAAACTTTAAAGATATACAAGCCGGTACAAAGGCTGTATGGGCAGGAGAAAAAGAATCTCTTGCTTACAATGCAACTCAAGTTCCTGTGGTGCTAAGTGTTGCCTACAATTATGAGGACATAGACGAGTGGCATGAAGTGGCCATTGGAAAAAAGCCTGGGTATATCTACAATCGCATGACAAATCCCACTGTTCAAGCTCTGGAGGAAAAAGTGAGAATCCTCGAGGGAGCTGAGGCAGCAATTGGTTTCTCATCAGGAATGGCCGCTATAAGCAGCACACTATATACATTTTTAAGACCGGGGGACCGGGTTATATCGGTTAAAGACACTTATGGGGGAACCAATAAAATCTTTACCGAATTCTTACCGAATCTCGATGTAGATGTGCAGTTATGCAACACAGGAAATCATGAAGAAATCGAGGCTGAAGTGGCCAAAGGTTGCAAGGTTTTATATTTGGAGTCTCCAACCAATCCGACGATGAAGATCACTGATATTGAGAGAATGGTAAGAGCCGGAAAATCGGTGGGGGCATTGGTTATCATAGACAATACTTTTGCTACTCCCATTAATCAAAATCCCATTCAATTAGGAGTTGACATTGTAATTCATAGTGCAACTAAATTCTTAAGCGGACATGCCGATGCATTAGGAGGTGTTGCATGCGGTACCAAAGAACTGATGAAAAAAGTCTATCATTATCGAGAAATCAATGGAGCGACGATGGATCCTTGGTCAGCCTATCTTATTTTAAGAGGGATGAAAACGTTAAAACTTCGAGTACGCCAGCAAGAAAAGAGTGCAATGGAAATCGCAAAGTATCTGCAAAAGCAAAAGCTTGTAGAAGCGGTTAATTATCCTGGATTAGAAACACATCCCCATCACCATATTGCAAAGAAACAGATGAGGGGTTTCGGCGGAATTTTAAGTTTTGTATTGAAAGGTGAGATGGATGCAATAAAAATTTTATTGCCAAAATTACAATATGCAAATAAAGCCGGGAATCTTGGAGCTGTTGAAACTATATATGGACCCGCAAGAACGACCAGTCATGTGGAATGTACTCTTGAAGAACGTCAAGCTCTTGGTATCCCGGAAGGATTGGTTCGTATCTCCGCAGGAATTGAGGATACGGAAGATCTTATTTCTGATTTGGAACAAGCTTTTGCCCATTTGGAATCACAACTACCAGTAACGGTAGCTGCAAATAAAGATATTAATAATGGAAGAGGTATGGGATATGACACATAAAATTGCTTTGCTTGGATTTGGCGTAGTCGGACAAGGATTGGCAGAAATTTTACAAGATAAAGGTGAGTCTTTACGCAGTGAACTTGGCTTTGATGCTAAAATTGTTGCAATTTCCGATGTCATGAAGGGCTCTCTTTATCACCCTGAAGGGTTGGATATCTCTCAAGTATTACAAGTTGTAAAGGAAACGGGAAAGCTGGAGAGCTACCCTGAAACCCCTGGGTTGATAAGGGGATGGGACAGCTTTAAGACAATCCTTGAGAGTAATGCGGATACCATCGTAGAGATCACTTTCACGGATGTAAAGACTGGACAACCTGCCATCGATCATTGTAAGACGGCATTTGAAAGTAAAAAGAACGTAGTAATGAGCAATAAAGGTCCCGTTTCTTTAGCTTACCAAGAACTAGCTGAGTTGGCCAAAAAGAATGATGTGCGGTGGGGCTTCGAAGGTACTGTTATGAGTGGAACACCAGCATTGAAAATGCCTCTCGTCTCATTGGCGGGAAATAACATTTTTGAATTGCGGGGGATTTTAAATGGAACGACTAATTATATTTTGACCAAAATGGAAGAAGGATTGAGCTATAAGGATGCATTAATTGAGGCACAAGCTCTTGGCTATGCAGAGGCAGATCCTACTAGCGATGTAGAGGGATATGATTCTCAGTATAAAGCTACTATTCTTGCTAATGTTGTAATGAATATTCCGATGAAACGTGAGGAAGTAGAATGTGTAGGAATTAGTCATCTTACACATCAAGACATTCAATGGGCAAAGTCTGCAGGGAAAAGGTGGAAGCTTATTGCTGAATGTAAAAAGGATGGTGATAAAGTAATCGCAAAGGTAGGTCCTGAAGCTATACCTCTTACAGATCCTCTAGCTGGGGTTTTGGGAGCACAAAACGCTATTACGTATAACTGTGACTTAGCCGGTCCGATTACGTTGATTGGTGCCGGAGCTGGTCGCAAAGAAACAGGATTCTCTATTCTGATTGATTTAATCAATATGAGTCGTGGGCAATTATGATCTTATATACCACAAGTTATAAGCTGGAAAATTACTTATACGGGGTGATTATCGATGACACTTATTGAAGCGCTTACAAAGAAAAATAAGATGTTTCTTGCTGGAAAATGGGTATCCGGCGAAAAAATAATTGAAGTGCTCGATCCACAGGATAATAGTTTAATTGCAACCGTTCCTGCTGCTAATGAGAAGGATGTACTTCATTCCATTGAAGAGGCAAAAAAAGGAGCGAAAATAGCCGCGGACATGCCAACACATGAAAGAATCGCCATTCTAAATCGTGCTGCCGATTGGATTTATGAGCATAAGGAAAAATATGCAATGACCATCGCCCGTGAGGGAAGTAAGACCATTAAAGAGGCGAGAAAAGAAGTGGTGCGTTGTATCGAAACACTTCGAATTAGCGCAGAAGAAGCAAGGCGAATTAATGGCGAAACGATTTCGTTTGACCAAATGCCTGGAAGTGAAGATCGCATGGGTTATTATTATCGTTTCCCTGTTGGGATTATTGTAGCTATAACGCCTTTCAACGATCCATTAAATCTTGTTGCCCATAAAGTGGGACCCGCTATTGCTTCTGGAAATGCCATCATCGTAAAACCGGCACCCGCTACACCTTTAAGTGCTCTTTTATTGGCAGAAGCCTTTGAAAAAGCAGGTTTACCGCCTAAAGTATTGTCCGTCATTACGGGGTATCCAAGTGATATGGGCGAGAGTCTGATTACTCATTCAGCCATACGAATGATTTCTTTCACAGGAGGTCTCGCCACTGGCCAAGCTATCATGCAAAAGGCAGGTTTGAAAAAGATGAATTTGGAGCTGGGATCGAACTCACCGGTTATCGTTCTGGAAGACGCTGACTTAGAAGAAGCGGTTGAATCGACAGTATCCGGCGCCTTTTGGGCAGCAGGTCAAAATTGCCTGGGAGTGCAAAGATTATATGTTCAAGAAGATATTTATAGGGACTTTGTTGGAAAGTTTGTTAACCGTACTCAACAGTATCGAGTAGGCAATAAACTCTCAGAGGAAACCGACATGGGGCCTATGATTTCAGAGAAAGAAGCAAAGCGAGTTGAGAGTTGGGTTAATGAAGCTGTTGGGAAAGGCGCAAAATTGCTGTGTGGCGGCAAACGTCAAGGTTCTTTTTACTATCCAACTGTTTTAGAGAATGTTCCAGCAGATTGTAAGCTGGCAACTGAAGAAGTTTTCGGACCAGTTGTTACCATTCACAGTGTGCCCGATCTGGATACCGCCATTTTCCAATCTAACAATGTGGATTTCGGCTTGCAAGCAGGCATATTCACTCGTGACTTAAATAGGGCGTTTGGAGCTATACGTGAATTGGATGTAGGCGGGGTTATGGTAAATGACAGCTCTGATTATCGTATAGATGCTATGCCTTTTGGGGGAGTGAAGGGTTCTGGTTTAGGCCGTGAAGGAATAAAGTTTGCACTTCAAGAAATGACTGAAACAAAAGTGGTTTGTTTTAAAGTTTCGAGCAAAAGATGATAGAAAAGGTTCATGTGATATTGATAGCTTTATAGGCATCGACCCGAGGTCAATCGTATTGTACTGCATCATATACATAAAGGAGGAGACTGGATGCTAGACGCCAATAGTACCGATCAAAATCAGTTGAAGCGTTCAATGAAAAGCAGGCACTTGTTCATGATTTCGCTAGGTGGGGTAATTGGAACGGGTCTTTTTCTAAGTACAGGTAATACGATTAATCAGGCTGGACCGGGAGGAACGATTCTCGCTTATTTGGTTGGTGGGCTTATCATGTATCTAGTCATGCTATGCCTTGGCGAATTAACTGTAGCTATGCCGGTAACCGGTTCGTTTCAAACATATGCTACGAGGTTTGTGGGTCCTGCTACCGGATTTACCATTGGTTGGCTCTACTGGCTTACATGGGTAGTTACGGTAGGTTCGGAATTTACTGCATCCGGTCTGCTGATGAAGAGATGGTTCCCTGAAACTTCCGTCTGGATGTGGAGCGCACTCTTCGCGATTATACTTTTTCTGCTGAACGCCTTTTCTGTAAAATTTTTCGCGGAAACTGAATTTTGGTTTGCCGGCATTAAAGTAATTACTATTATTTTCTTTATCATATTAGGTGGAGCAGCGATGTTTGGCTTCATTCCTATGAACGGGAGTGCAGCTGCTCCGATGCTTTCTAATTTTACCGGGGAAGGGGGCCTTTTTCCAAATGGACTCCTTCCGATATTTATAACCATGATTTCCGTGAATTTCGCCTTTTCAGGAACAGAGCTTATCGGCATTACTGCTGGAGAAAGTGAAAACCCGGAAAAAGACATTCCACTAACCATTAGAAATGTAATTTGGCGCACTATTTTTTTCTTTGTTGGTGCCATATTTGTGCTATCTGGATTAATCTCCTGGAAAGAAGCGGGAGTGATTGAAAGTCCGTTCGTTATGGTTTTTGATAGCATAGGGATACCTTATGCAGCCGATATCATGAACTTTGTTATTATTACAGCTTTACTGTCAGTAGCAAATTCCGGTCTCTATGCATCTACCCGTATGTTATGGTCTCTTTCAAACGAGAAGATGATAAATCCTTTCTTAGGAAGGGTAACGTCAAAAGGAGTTCCGTTTAATGCTTTGATTGTAAGTATGGCAGTAGCCTGCTTGTCATTATTCTCTAGTGTAGTTGCACCGGATACAGTTTATATGGTGCTTGTGGCTATATCTGGATTTGCGGTTGTTGCAGTATGGATGGGAATTGCATTATCACAGTATGTTTTCCGTAAACATTATCTTAAAGCGGGTGGCGATATTAAAGATTTAAAATTTCGTACACCACTTTACCCTTATGTGCCCATAGCCGCTTTTGTTTTATGTTTCGCTTCTATTGTAGGTCTTGCTTTCGATCAGAGCCAACGGATTGCCCTGTATTGTGGAATACCATTCATTGCTTTATGCTATCTTGTCTACTATATAAAAAATCGGGGAAATAAGAATCAAATAGATTCTTATGGTGAATCAGATCAATATGTTGAGAATATTAAGTAGAGAGGGGCTTGCTGGCATTAGAAACCTATTACCGATACTAATAGGTATATTGCGAAAAATGAGAAAGAATAGAAAGAATTACAAAATCTCCGGTTTGTTTAGCTATTAACCAAATAAGAATTTCAATTGACTCTACTCTGGTCAGACCTCTCTCTCGCAGGAAGGTCAGGCCTTTTTTATCCATATTCATCGCTTAGACTCTACTCAAAATCTGTTTAACTTAGTTAACAGACAAGCCATTTGTCCAATTTTGGGCTATATTGAAGAACTCAATGAATACTGATGATTTTGCGATAGTAAGGCTCTTTGGAACTGTCGGGGAGTTTGATGAAAACTGAGAGTGAGGTCTTTAAGGGACTGGTAACTTGCAGCGGATTTTTACGAAAGATGCTTTTCTAAGACATGCAATTTTTTTTAGTTCGTCCACGTATTCTTGCCAAATGTGACGAGACACTACTTTTTAATGATCTTTACTTTCCGTACTTTTGTATGTCTTTCACCATGTAATAAATGAAAGAGAAATATATGTCGGACTCCATTTTACGAACCAAATGGTTCTCAGGCACCAGTTGATCTAACGTAATCATTTCAAGTTGATTGGAACGGGTGTGGGACTCTTTCGGGAAAAGCGAGTGCCCTACTTTCCACACTAATTTCAATCTCCGAATTTTTTTAAAAAGCAATTATAAACACTATATTTTGTTTTTATAAATGATTTTGTTTACATCGTATCTTACTGTTTTATGACCTTCTATTTTTCCTTTCCCCCAAGGCTATAAGCATAACATCTAAATACCTATCAGGAATTTGTAAGCCGATTTTAATGCTGGTTTAGATTAGTAAAAGGGAAGCATGTTACAAAGGGCTTTTTGTGCAACATGCTTTTATTAGCCAGTTTAAAGAATCATAACTGATGACACAACGCTTGCCACTTTTTTATCATCTTGAAATAAATCAGCGAGTAGATAAGCTGTTTTTTTTCCGATTCGATCTACTTTTGCTTCAACCTGTACGTCTCCTAATCTTACTGGCCGATGAAAGGTAGTATGTAAATCAATAGATGCGAATGATTGTCCGATACTTAATTTAGAAGAAATAGCATAAGCCATTATAATATCTGCCGCAGAAGTGACAAATCCACCCATTGCTACACCGTTTCCGTTTATAAATTTTTCATCCACTTTCCATACACCCCTTGCAATTCCTTCCTGGGCATAATTTGCTTTAATCTGTAACGTTAAATCACAATTCGGAGGCTGTTTTCCCTCTGTTAAAACTTGTAAAAGTGCGTTTCCTTCAAATGATTTCTCCATAAAATTGCCCCCTTAAATAAGTTAATACTACAATACAGAATATTCTAACATATTCAATGGTGTTAAATGACATTGAAGTTGTTAAATTTACAAATAAAGTAATTGGAGAATAATACGAATCACTTTTGATTGAAACTTATTAATC
Protein-coding sequences here:
- a CDS encoding GntR family transcriptional regulator, translating into MKKRYQSLKDHVYNHIAEEIQNGTLLPNHKVNEVALSEKLEVSRTPVREALIQLASENLLEYFPRKGFIVKELDTKNKLDVFQVVGVLDALAASLSIAHITKSDIELMEELVKKIDLSISQKNYSDYQQFQNQFHKVYIDKCKNDTLIDLLNSLQNSFVRQIYLSKDEEKLFAVLEQMNEHHKKMITYFKKEDKENLEQLIKNEHWKITHIDMI
- a CDS encoding cystathionine gamma-synthase family protein; this translates as MSEQNFKDIQAGTKAVWAGEKESLAYNATQVPVVLSVAYNYEDIDEWHEVAIGKKPGYIYNRMTNPTVQALEEKVRILEGAEAAIGFSSGMAAISSTLYTFLRPGDRVISVKDTYGGTNKIFTEFLPNLDVDVQLCNTGNHEEIEAEVAKGCKVLYLESPTNPTMKITDIERMVRAGKSVGALVIIDNTFATPINQNPIQLGVDIVIHSATKFLSGHADALGGVACGTKELMKKVYHYREINGATMDPWSAYLILRGMKTLKLRVRQQEKSAMEIAKYLQKQKLVEAVNYPGLETHPHHHIAKKQMRGFGGILSFVLKGEMDAIKILLPKLQYANKAGNLGAVETIYGPARTTSHVECTLEERQALGIPEGLVRISAGIEDTEDLISDLEQAFAHLESQLPVTVAANKDINNGRGMGYDT
- a CDS encoding homoserine dehydrogenase — its product is MTHKIALLGFGVVGQGLAEILQDKGESLRSELGFDAKIVAISDVMKGSLYHPEGLDISQVLQVVKETGKLESYPETPGLIRGWDSFKTILESNADTIVEITFTDVKTGQPAIDHCKTAFESKKNVVMSNKGPVSLAYQELAELAKKNDVRWGFEGTVMSGTPALKMPLVSLAGNNIFELRGILNGTTNYILTKMEEGLSYKDALIEAQALGYAEADPTSDVEGYDSQYKATILANVVMNIPMKREEVECVGISHLTHQDIQWAKSAGKRWKLIAECKKDGDKVIAKVGPEAIPLTDPLAGVLGAQNAITYNCDLAGPITLIGAGAGRKETGFSILIDLINMSRGQL
- a CDS encoding aldehyde dehydrogenase family protein, which encodes MTLIEALTKKNKMFLAGKWVSGEKIIEVLDPQDNSLIATVPAANEKDVLHSIEEAKKGAKIAADMPTHERIAILNRAADWIYEHKEKYAMTIAREGSKTIKEARKEVVRCIETLRISAEEARRINGETISFDQMPGSEDRMGYYYRFPVGIIVAITPFNDPLNLVAHKVGPAIASGNAIIVKPAPATPLSALLLAEAFEKAGLPPKVLSVITGYPSDMGESLITHSAIRMISFTGGLATGQAIMQKAGLKKMNLELGSNSPVIVLEDADLEEAVESTVSGAFWAAGQNCLGVQRLYVQEDIYRDFVGKFVNRTQQYRVGNKLSEETDMGPMISEKEAKRVESWVNEAVGKGAKLLCGGKRQGSFYYPTVLENVPADCKLATEEVFGPVVTIHSVPDLDTAIFQSNNVDFGLQAGIFTRDLNRAFGAIRELDVGGVMVNDSSDYRIDAMPFGGVKGSGLGREGIKFALQEMTETKVVCFKVSSKR
- a CDS encoding amino acid permease, with protein sequence MLDANSTDQNQLKRSMKSRHLFMISLGGVIGTGLFLSTGNTINQAGPGGTILAYLVGGLIMYLVMLCLGELTVAMPVTGSFQTYATRFVGPATGFTIGWLYWLTWVVTVGSEFTASGLLMKRWFPETSVWMWSALFAIILFLLNAFSVKFFAETEFWFAGIKVITIIFFIILGGAAMFGFIPMNGSAAAPMLSNFTGEGGLFPNGLLPIFITMISVNFAFSGTELIGITAGESENPEKDIPLTIRNVIWRTIFFFVGAIFVLSGLISWKEAGVIESPFVMVFDSIGIPYAADIMNFVIITALLSVANSGLYASTRMLWSLSNEKMINPFLGRVTSKGVPFNALIVSMAVACLSLFSSVVAPDTVYMVLVAISGFAVVAVWMGIALSQYVFRKHYLKAGGDIKDLKFRTPLYPYVPIAAFVLCFASIVGLAFDQSQRIALYCGIPFIALCYLVYYIKNRGNKNQIDSYGESDQYVENIK
- a CDS encoding PaaI family thioesterase; translation: MEKSFEGNALLQVLTEGKQPPNCDLTLQIKANYAQEGIARGVWKVDEKFINGNGVAMGGFVTSAADIIMAYAISSKLSIGQSFASIDLHTTFHRPVRLGDVQVEAKVDRIGKKTAYLLADLFQDDKKVASVVSSVMIL